The following are encoded together in the Terriglobia bacterium genome:
- a CDS encoding zf-HC2 domain-containing protein, whose amino-acid sequence MTMEKHPTTEQLVGLLDGTAEAGERAALEAHLQGCTSCRGQLDRLRRTVDLVKESEGRRAGGTWYGAAREAHAREVAAVPLGIRLARHWPAWAGFAAAAVVLVVLTYPAYLGVIRLPIAERQATGLLAEKGQDAAQIRELRSSLDGVSDRLRRATEWGGAVELHILPSALRGGRPATLEVNAGQPFVLLGVTPQLPGLTASTRRFVFAIAGPAAQPLWSCEMSASEITARVNETNVVTLAVPGSLLPPGRFELRVAPVDAGGGEPLLRIPFEIVRRK is encoded by the coding sequence ATGACCATGGAGAAGCACCCTACGACGGAACAGCTGGTCGGTCTCCTCGACGGGACCGCTGAAGCGGGTGAGCGTGCGGCTTTGGAAGCGCACCTCCAGGGGTGCACGTCGTGTCGGGGTCAGCTCGACCGGCTGCGACGAACGGTCGATCTCGTCAAGGAGTCGGAGGGTCGCCGCGCAGGCGGTACCTGGTACGGTGCGGCACGCGAAGCGCATGCCCGGGAGGTCGCGGCCGTGCCCCTCGGAATTCGTCTGGCTCGACACTGGCCCGCGTGGGCGGGTTTTGCCGCCGCGGCGGTCGTCCTCGTGGTGTTGACCTACCCGGCCTATCTCGGGGTGATCCGCCTGCCGATCGCGGAGCGGCAGGCCACAGGGCTCCTGGCGGAGAAAGGGCAAGACGCTGCACAGATTCGTGAGCTGCGCTCCTCGCTGGACGGAGTTTCGGACCGGTTGCGCCGGGCCACCGAGTGGGGCGGGGCCGTCGAGCTGCACATCCTGCCCAGCGCGCTTCGCGGCGGTCGTCCGGCGACGCTGGAGGTGAACGCCGGACAGCCCTTCGTCCTGCTCGGGGTCACGCCGCAGCTTCCGGGGCTCACCGCGAGCACCCGCCGATTCGTGTTCGCGATCGCGGGACCGGCTGCCCAACCCCTTTGGTCCTGCGAGATGTCCGCGTCCGAGATCACCGCTCGCGTGAACGAGACCAACGTGGTAACGCTGGCGGTGCCGGGATCGCTGCTCCCTCCTGGACGTTTCGAGCTGCGGGTCGCTCCCGTCGACGCCGGCGGCGGCGAGCCACTGCTCAGAATCCCGTTCGAGATCGTCCGGAGGAAGTGA
- a CDS encoding sigma-70 family RNA polymerase sigma factor: MDDSHDRELETRLCEGDDSAFWALMDQHHRVIDLVLFGIDYFRRRPLEREEAAMAVADRAHRKRHQFRGKGRFRAWLAILTRNEALNRVPKLGRDSHRRHNIPTVSINSGPDGDSVPIAVHGAQESNLLQREVDEALDGLDERDRQCVTLFFLGGLTDKEIAEAIGEADPRLIAPIRHRAIAKLRESLDVRGVR, translated from the coding sequence ATGGACGATTCTCACGACCGGGAACTCGAGACGAGGCTTTGCGAAGGCGACGACAGTGCCTTCTGGGCACTCATGGATCAGCACCACCGGGTCATCGACCTCGTGCTCTTTGGAATCGACTACTTTCGGAGACGACCCCTGGAGCGAGAAGAGGCGGCGATGGCGGTCGCGGATCGCGCGCACCGGAAGCGACATCAGTTCCGCGGCAAAGGCAGGTTCAGGGCCTGGCTGGCGATCCTCACGCGCAACGAGGCGCTCAACCGGGTCCCGAAACTCGGGCGCGATAGCCATCGGCGCCACAACATACCGACGGTTTCCATCAATTCCGGGCCGGACGGCGACTCCGTCCCGATCGCCGTGCACGGCGCGCAGGAGAGCAACCTCTTGCAGCGAGAGGTCGACGAGGCGCTCGACGGTCTCGACGAGAGGGACCGCCAGTGCGTCACGCTCTTTTTCCTGGGCGGGCTTACGGACAAAGAGATCGCCGAGGCGATCGGCGAGGCCGATCCTCGGCTCATCGCACCCATTCGTCACAGGGCGATCGCGAAGCTCCGAGAGAGCCTTGACGTGCGGGGCGTCCGATGA
- a CDS encoding CHAT domain-containing protein, translated as MTIPRAVLRISWIAAGCLAASVSWTIVSAATPDLQQVRDLIKAGRLDEAEAAARSTLVECERTFGPNSLETAQTLDVLADSIMRQTKSEKPDLREIATRAVTIKRSLSQIDPMEIAISLGKVAIIDYQSQYLAEARDLYRQCTSALDGYDGPRLTDGARTFCNFGLLLRSAGQYAEAKDAFDRSIAWIERQGATDQGLYSIILNNLAMLLDDLGQYTEARSLFDRSIGIKEKVFGPESHTMAFPLNNLAKLNAEMGDLEEAKRLYERALAIHSRDDGEESTLAGSVLHNLATVYQSDGDLDRATSYADRARKIWEKAGSREPNLALILNTSGSLALEAGRLDEARGYFERALAVFAESAPDHPDRAETLEGLGRVEDAAGRGDLATSWIGQAIRVRTDSLGVDHPAVARARRYFASALYRTGDTAGALEAALSAETASREHLVLTIRSLEERRALRYAVARTSGMNLALIIAAEPGATSEAVRRVFDAGLRSRALVLDEMISRRGASRDPESRPLWLDLQGAVTTLANLYERSLESVDREQHREILERARRATDECERRLAEKSARFRRQEERSRIGLAEVAASLPPDAALVSYFTYDRLQPTVPSKDGTVGKPVRSYLAFVLRAGSDEPVVVPLGSQSDIDEAVTRWREEAGGAGRVKVRSPQQADSAYREVGGRLRAKIWDPLVPHLSGAQRVFVAPEGMLHLVSFASLPVGNDAFLLQEGPLIHYVSSERDLVRIGADSGRARGLLALGDPAYDAEPRSAVTATKHKTVEGKGAMAVVAGSPQPDTAITRGLRSACGDRGLEPFSPLRETQREVKEVTRAWRDRRTTSLEAQEPASSLLGKDADESSFKAQAPGKRVLHLATHGFFLGDRCPSLLAPSGGGPGNVANAGHDSHADAGENPLLLSGLALAGANRRENAGPGDEDGVLTAAEVASLDLEGTEWAVLSACSTGLGSLGTGEGVFGLRRAFQVAGARTVILSLWDVDDAATRAWMRALYESRFGSGRSTAEAVRDASLRVLAARRARKQSTHPFYWAAFVAAGDWR; from the coding sequence ATGACGATTCCGCGAGCAGTGCTTCGGATCTCCTGGATAGCGGCGGGATGCCTCGCCGCGTCAGTCTCTTGGACGATCGTCTCCGCCGCCACCCCTGATCTCCAGCAGGTGAGGGACTTGATCAAGGCGGGTCGGCTGGACGAAGCGGAGGCCGCGGCACGCTCGACGCTGGTGGAATGCGAGAGGACCTTCGGGCCGAATTCTCTGGAGACGGCCCAAACGCTCGACGTCCTGGCGGACTCGATCATGCGCCAGACCAAGTCCGAGAAACCCGACCTCCGCGAAATCGCGACGCGGGCGGTGACCATCAAGCGGAGCCTCTCCCAGATCGACCCGATGGAGATTGCCATCAGCCTCGGCAAGGTCGCCATCATCGACTACCAAAGCCAGTACCTCGCGGAGGCCCGGGACCTGTACCGGCAGTGCACGAGCGCCCTGGACGGCTACGATGGGCCGAGGCTCACGGATGGCGCCAGGACGTTCTGCAACTTCGGTCTCTTGCTCCGTTCGGCGGGCCAGTACGCGGAGGCCAAGGACGCTTTCGACCGGTCGATCGCCTGGATCGAGCGACAGGGCGCGACCGACCAGGGCCTGTACTCGATCATCCTGAACAACCTGGCGATGCTCCTCGATGATCTCGGCCAGTACACTGAGGCCAGGTCGCTTTTCGATCGCTCGATCGGAATCAAGGAGAAGGTGTTCGGGCCCGAGAGCCACACGATGGCGTTCCCGCTCAACAATCTCGCGAAGCTGAACGCCGAAATGGGGGACTTGGAGGAGGCCAAACGACTTTACGAGCGAGCCCTGGCGATTCACTCGCGCGACGACGGCGAGGAGAGCACTCTGGCCGGGAGCGTTCTGCACAACCTGGCCACGGTCTATCAGTCCGACGGTGATCTCGATCGGGCCACATCCTACGCTGATCGTGCGAGGAAGATCTGGGAGAAGGCAGGATCCCGCGAGCCGAATCTGGCTCTGATCTTGAACACCAGCGGGAGTCTCGCCCTCGAGGCCGGCCGGCTGGATGAAGCGAGAGGCTACTTCGAGCGAGCGCTCGCCGTGTTCGCGGAGTCGGCTCCCGATCATCCCGACCGAGCGGAGACTCTCGAGGGCCTCGGGAGAGTGGAGGACGCTGCCGGGCGAGGAGACCTGGCGACCTCGTGGATCGGGCAGGCGATCCGCGTCCGGACCGACTCGCTGGGGGTCGACCACCCGGCTGTGGCGAGAGCCAGAAGGTATTTCGCGAGCGCTCTTTATCGAACGGGTGACACGGCAGGCGCCCTCGAAGCCGCGCTCAGCGCGGAGACGGCGAGCCGCGAGCATCTCGTGCTGACCATCCGCTCGCTTGAGGAGAGACGGGCGCTGCGATACGCGGTCGCTCGCACGTCGGGGATGAACCTCGCCCTGATCATCGCTGCCGAGCCGGGTGCGACGTCCGAGGCGGTACGACGGGTCTTCGACGCCGGACTCCGTTCCCGGGCGCTGGTGCTCGACGAGATGATCTCGCGCCGCGGGGCGAGCCGCGATCCGGAATCGAGGCCGCTCTGGCTCGATTTGCAGGGGGCTGTGACGACGCTCGCCAACCTCTACGAGCGGTCACTTGAGTCCGTCGATCGGGAGCAGCACCGGGAGATCTTGGAGCGGGCGCGAAGAGCCACCGACGAATGCGAGAGAAGGTTGGCCGAGAAGAGTGCCAGGTTCCGCCGACAAGAAGAGCGGAGCCGGATCGGCTTGGCCGAAGTGGCCGCCTCTCTCCCGCCCGATGCTGCCCTGGTCTCCTACTTCACCTATGACCGGCTCCAGCCAACGGTTCCCTCGAAAGACGGTACCGTAGGCAAACCTGTCCGCTCCTACCTCGCGTTCGTGCTGCGGGCTGGCTCCGACGAGCCCGTTGTCGTGCCCCTGGGATCGCAGAGCGACATCGACGAGGCGGTGACCCGCTGGCGCGAGGAGGCGGGCGGCGCCGGGCGCGTCAAGGTGAGGTCCCCGCAGCAGGCCGACTCAGCGTACCGGGAGGTGGGTGGTCGGCTTCGCGCGAAAATCTGGGACCCGCTGGTCCCCCATCTGAGCGGCGCCCAACGCGTGTTCGTGGCCCCCGAGGGGATGCTGCACCTGGTCAGCTTCGCGTCGCTGCCGGTCGGGAACGACGCTTTCCTGCTGCAGGAGGGGCCGCTCATCCACTACGTGTCGTCGGAGCGGGACTTGGTCCGAATCGGGGCGGACTCTGGACGGGCTCGCGGCTTGTTGGCATTGGGTGACCCCGCCTATGACGCGGAGCCCCGGTCCGCGGTCACGGCCACCAAGCACAAGACCGTCGAGGGCAAAGGAGCCATGGCCGTGGTTGCCGGATCTCCCCAGCCCGACACGGCGATCACCCGAGGACTGCGTTCCGCATGCGGGGACCGGGGGCTCGAGCCTTTCTCGCCGCTCCGAGAGACGCAGCGGGAGGTCAAGGAGGTCACCCGAGCTTGGCGCGATCGGCGAACGACGAGCCTCGAGGCCCAGGAGCCCGCCTCGTCGCTCTTGGGAAAGGACGCCGACGAGTCGTCGTTCAAGGCGCAAGCCCCCGGCAAGCGCGTGCTGCACCTCGCGACCCATGGCTTTTTCCTGGGAGACCGTTGTCCTTCTCTCCTCGCTCCATCCGGCGGAGGACCCGGGAACGTTGCCAACGCGGGTCACGACTCCCACGCCGATGCCGGCGAGAACCCCCTCCTGTTGTCGGGACTCGCGCTGGCCGGGGCCAACCGACGAGAAAACGCCGGACCTGGCGACGAGGACGGGGTGCTGACGGCGGCCGAGGTTGCCTCGTTGGACCTCGAGGGGACGGAGTGGGCAGTCCTTTCGGCGTGCAGCACGGGGCTGGGGAGTTTGGGCACGGGAGAAGGCGTATTCGGACTTCGGCGCGCGTTCCAGGTCGCGGGGGCGAGGACCGTGATCCTGAGCCTGTGGGACGTGGACGACGCGGCGACCCGAGCCTGGATGCGGGCGCTGTACGAAAGCCGGTTCGGATCGGGCCGGTCGACGGCGGAAGCCGTGCGAGATGCGAGCCTACGAGTGCTCGCGGCGCGCCGGGCGCGGAAGCAGTCGACGCACCCCTTCTACTGGGCGGCTTTCGTGGCGGCCGGAGACTGGCGTTGA